One Streptomyces sp. RPA4-2 genomic window carries:
- a CDS encoding glucose-1-phosphate thymidylyltransferase: MKALVLAGGSGTRLRPITHTSSKQLVPVANKPILFYGLEAIAEAGITEVGIIVGGTAAEIEAAVGDGSAFGLDITYIQQGDPLGLAHAVLIARPFLGDDDFVMYLGDNFVLDGITDVVDEFRKDRCDAQILLTRVPDPTAFGVAVIDDSGNVVDLEEKPQHPRSDLAVAGVYLFTPHIHDAVRAITPSPRGELEITDALRWLIEQRLAVRSTVITGYWKDTGNVNDMLEVNRTLLERLETRIDGYVDEASEIIGRVHIEAGTVVRNSRIVGPAIIGAGSVITDSYIGPSTSVAENCRITHSEIEFSIVLRDSSFDRIRRVEASLIGRNVQVTLAPRLPAAHRFVIGDHGRVQIPS; the protein is encoded by the coding sequence GTGAAGGCTCTCGTGCTCGCGGGGGGATCCGGTACGCGACTGCGGCCGATCACCCACACGTCCAGCAAGCAACTGGTGCCGGTCGCCAACAAACCGATCCTCTTCTACGGCCTCGAAGCCATCGCCGAAGCCGGCATCACCGAGGTCGGCATCATCGTCGGAGGCACCGCCGCGGAGATCGAGGCCGCCGTCGGCGACGGCTCCGCCTTCGGCCTGGACATCACCTACATACAGCAGGGCGACCCCCTCGGCCTCGCCCACGCCGTCCTCATCGCCCGCCCCTTCCTCGGCGACGACGACTTCGTCATGTACCTCGGCGACAACTTCGTCCTCGACGGCATCACCGACGTCGTCGACGAGTTCCGCAAGGACCGCTGCGACGCGCAGATCCTGCTCACCCGCGTCCCCGACCCCACCGCCTTCGGCGTCGCCGTCATCGACGACAGCGGCAACGTCGTCGACCTGGAGGAGAAGCCCCAACACCCCAGGAGCGACCTCGCCGTCGCCGGCGTCTACCTCTTCACCCCCCACATCCACGACGCCGTACGCGCCATCACCCCCTCCCCGCGCGGCGAACTGGAGATCACCGACGCCCTCCGCTGGCTGATCGAACAGCGACTCGCCGTGCGCTCCACCGTGATCACCGGGTACTGGAAGGACACCGGCAACGTCAACGACATGCTGGAGGTCAACCGCACCCTCCTGGAACGCCTGGAGACCCGCATCGACGGCTACGTCGACGAGGCCAGCGAGATCATCGGACGCGTCCACATCGAGGCCGGCACCGTGGTCCGCAACTCGCGCATCGTCGGCCCCGCCATCATCGGCGCCGGCAGCGTCATCACCGACTCCTACATCGGCCCCTCCACCTCCGTCGCCGAGAACTGCCGCATCACCCACAGCGAGATCGAGTTCTCCATCGTGCTGCGCGACTCCTCCTTCGACCGCATCCGCCGCGTCGAGGCCTCCCTCATCGGCCGCAACGTCCAGGTGACCCTCGCCCCACGCCTGCCCGCCGCCCACCGGTTCGTGATCGGTGACCACGGCCGCGTGCAGATCCCGTCATGA